Genomic segment of Pochonia chlamydosporia 170 chromosome 1, whole genome shotgun sequence:
TGTGTTGGGATATGAGTCGTCTTTTCACGTGAGTGATCTAAATTCATTTCAGATGCGACAGATTTTTGCTCGAGACATGCGCCAATGCAAGGCACAAAGGCCAAATGCGAATGAGCATCAAACAATAACACCGGAAGGCATGAGAACCAAATCCCTTGCCTCTTGTGTGGATATCGGTTCAGTTCTTTGAATCGTGTTGTGTTGGAGGTCGACAACCCGGTCAATGTCCAAGTTCATGGGCAAATGTTAGTTTTCATCTCAATGGCGAAAATCCCAGACCAAGACAAGGCTCCAGTCTCGttcatcaacattgaacattgaagtggCTGGACCATCATACGGAGGCAAGCTCCGTGACAGCGGGGGTTTCCATACAAAGCTTGAACATAACCGGTTTTTGCTGCAGTTGTGCATGCAATGGATTACGGTGAGCATGCATGACAACCGACAATCTTGTACGTTTTGACAATTATCATGGCTAGATCCACGGCtgcttgtttgtttgtgtgttttgcAGGCCCATGGCACTCAGTACAGAGCCGAGTTGCTCTCACTCTGGATAGCAAGAAAGCTGCATGTGTACTCCCACGGAGTATGCCGAGATGGGTGCACTCTGATGGCTATGTACCTAGTTATGAGGACGGTTAGGAAATTGAGTCCCTTACAGCCACACCAGGAGAGGTCCAAAAATTGTATCCGTCATCAGCGTCCAGGGCATCGTCCGTCTTCCTTGGTAGACAATCTACCAATGTCAATCATGGACAGGACCTTTGAACGCACAGGTTCGTCGAGATAGACGGAAATAAATGTAACTTGTAATTACATGGTGACGAGACCACATAGAGGTCCGCGGCAACATGCAggctgtactccgtacctctGGAGGGGACGGCCGGAAACATGGCTATTCTCGTCTCCCAATCCGCGGTCACTCTAACCGGGCGACCAACCAGTGATGTTTTGTTCATGGGTGAGAGTGAGCAATGTTCCCAATGTGTTCCCCACCGTCTCGACCCAacccaagcaagcaagctggGTCGATTAGTTTCCACTTCTCACTCAGCAAGGAACATCCCTGGGTTCAATGACAACTCGTTGTTTTTTGGTTTATTGTTTTGAGCAGAAATGTGGGTGTGACTTGCATAAGTTGGCGTACGGTGTTCCCGCCGCTCTGGCTATTGGTAACCCGAAAGGCGGCATTATTGGACTGATCCAAAAACAGATGGTTTTCTTTAATTGGACTTTGAGAGTGACGCGACACGATACGCGAAATGAACACGATGGTAATTAAGGTTTGAGGCCTGTGATTGGCCCATAAGGTTAATGTGGCTTTGCCAGAGTTGGACTGGCACGAGAATAAATTACCATGGTGTGACGACATGTGCGGACACAATGATGAGCAAATTGGTATTctgaccaaaaaaaatatgGACATCCTCGTCGGATTTGTGGGTTGCATCGAACGTGCATGGAATTTATCGGTCGATCCGGAATGTTGTGCCTGCCTGGTCCAACTAGCCGATCCTTGGGGTTGACAGAAGTCGCAAAGAAGCCGCATAAGGCGGGCTGCATAACTCCGTATAGGGTAACCTTCTATTTTTGCTTGAACATCGTCTGAGATGCCAGCAACAGGGCGGACAAGTAGATTACTGCATGGTGAAAATTGTgtgatgaagccaatgaGCCTCTGATTTGCAGTTCTGGTTTTTGTCTCTGCTTCTCGCCAATTTCCTCGTGGATCTTGGATATGGCATATCATGGAACGATGAACAACTTGAACCTCATTTTTACATGTTGAGAGCCCTTGACATAACTTGGGACCGAGACTAGAACGGTAACTCTTTATCCCACATGAGTAATTACCATATACGTTCATAGAAATCTTATCCGCCCATCGAGAACCACAGCGTGGAACACGGATGGAATGTTCCACCGCCCGATTAGACGAGTGCTTCCACTCTCCCACTGGAGTATACGAGCATGGCTTATATGTCTCCCATCTCCATGACCCACTGTCGAGTTGACTTTTATTCTCAATGCAGACTGATTAGATTGATTACAGAGATGGCTTATTGCCATTCCAGTCCACGCCGTTCCCGATCCCTGTGGCTATAAAGTTTCCATGTGGAGTGTCAATACGGCGCTGATATCGGGTGCTCACTGAGAGTTCTGCCGCTGCAGCGGATAGTCCACTTGTGGCTGATATGCAGGAAATGTCTATTTAGACTACATGATTTAGTTTATCCTTGGTTCATTACATATATGTATTAGGTATATATACATGTGAACGAGTTCTTGGACAGATGTCACTTTCTTtgcccaacagcaacaacaatgggATTTTTCTGCTATACCACGCCACGTTGTATGTAGTGAATAGCTGGGAGTTGTGAAGAGTAACCTTAGGGGGAATAAAAAGCACTCCCTTCTGATAATCAGAACTAAAAAGATCTAGTTTAGTGTTGTCTGGACTGAACTTCTGTTCCTCTGCCTTGTGTGCAGTGGAAGTAGAGCCTAAGTCTAGGTTAGGCTGGTCGGGGCTGACCAACAATACTCTTGCCGGACCGTTTCGGTCCGTCAGAAACCCCACTATCCACGACCACCGAAAGCTGTGGCGGGGCAAAAGATCGGAAAACTCCAGCTCAAAGATCCGAGCCGTGGATGCCAATACCCTCAGCTTCGGTATCGTGCCCAGGAATTTTCTCTACGGAAAAGACGGCTGGCCTTGAAAATCGGTTACTCAAGCCTCGAAGCGACTTTTACTGCGCTGATTCCTACACGACACGACTCGGCCGCAAAAACGATGGAAGCCGACATCAGAGCTGTGCTTCCAAATATCGACCCAGTGGTCTCAGACTACTCTGTCGGTTACCTGACGCACGCTTCAACCGCCTGGaccgacgatgatgacgcaTCTGGTCTGTCGCCCCTAAGCGAAGCCGCCGCTGCCATCACCGAACTTCTGCTCTCCGCCTCTGGCGATTTCACCCCCTCTGCCGAAGAAAAGGTCAAGCAACTCGTGGAGAAATGGGTCGACAAGTACGCCGAAGCAAATGGAGGGCTGCGGACCGGTCCTTCAATTGTGAAGAGGTTAGACCAGACTATTCAGGTCAGCACACAGCGCAACATGTCGTCAACGCTCGCCGTAGCCACCGGTGGTGTTGATCTGGAGCAAGCCAATGCGAGAAAAGTCGAGTCCAAGGTCGATCGCAAGAAGCTTGAAAAGGCGGAGCGCAAAATCGCCGCCAAGCAACAAAAGAAGACCTTCAAGGTTGTCGAGTATGAGGCGTCGAGACTGCTGGACCAACCCGAGGATACGCAATCGTACGAAGAATTTTACATGGCTGTCAATCCACTCCAAATCGGCAGCTCTAGctcaaacaagacaaaagacgtcaaacttgacaatatCGATGTGTCGATTGGCGGAAATAGAATTCTTTCGGATACTACCCTTACGCTCGCATATGGCCATCGGTATGGTTTGGTTGGTAACAACGGTGTGGGTAAATCCACACTGTTGCGAGCACTGTCCAGGAGAGAAGTCGCTATTCCTACACATATTTCCATTTTGCACGTGGAACAAGAAGTATGTACCCGGTAACAAGGATTGGGAAAACGCAGATAAGCTAACTATATTTGTAGATTACTGGAGATGATACCCCTGCCTTACAAGCAGTTCTTGACGCAGATGTTTGGCGCAAGGTTCTGCTCAGAGAGCAAGACGTAAGTCAAATGGAATTTTCATGCCCTAAATGGCCCCTGAGATATACTGACGAATAAAATAGGAGCTCGTTGCTAGTTTGGCTGATCTGGAGGCTCGCCGAGCCCCTCTAGCCGACACTTCCGCCGATGCCGCGAAGCTTGACCACGAAAAGGAAGCCAAAGATGGAAAACTTGGAGATATTCAAGCCAAATTGGCCGAAATGGAATCCGACAAGGCAGAATCAAGGGCAGCCAGTATTCTGGCAGGTCTTGGCTTCTCACCCGAGAGACAACAATTCGCTACCAAAACATTCTCTGGTGGTTGGAGAATGCGTTTGGCGCTCGCTCGTGCCCTGTTTTGCGAACCTGATCTGTTGTTGCTCGACGAACCGTCAAACATGTTGGACGTCCCGTCCATTACTTTCCTCTCCAACTATCTGCAAGGGTATCCTAGCACAGTGCTTGTCGTTTCTCACGACAGAGCATTCTTGAACGAGGTTGCCACAGATATCATCCACCAACACTCCGAACGACTCGACTACTACCGCGGTGCCAACTTTGACTCCTTCTACGCCACTCgtgaagagagaaagaaggttGCCAAGAAGGAGTACGAGAACCAAATGGCACAGAGAGCTCATCTCCAAGCCTTCATTGACAAGTTCCGTTACAATGCCGCAAAATCCTCCGAGGCCCAATCCCGCATCAaaaagctggagaagatgcCTGTCCTCACACCACCAGAATCAGAGTACAGCGTCAAATTTACCTTTCCCGATGTTGAGAAGCTATCACCCCCTATCATCCAAATGTCCGAGGTCGACTTTGGATACACACAAGATAAGCCGCTGCTACGAAACGTGGACCTGGATGTTCAATTAGACTCTCGTATCGGTATCGTCGGACCCAACGGTGCTGGTAAGACGACGGTTCTCAAACTCCTGattggcaagttggcagtATCAAAGGGCATCGTCACGGCCCACCCGCGTCTTCGCATCGGATTCTTTGCCCAGCACCACGTCGATGCGTTAGACTTGACTCTCAGCGCCGTCAGCTTCATGTCCAAAACGTATCCCGGAAGGACGGACGAGGAATACCGAAGACAGCTGGGAGCATTCGGTATCACCGGCACAACAGGTTTACAAAAGATGGCTCTGCTATCTGGTGGTCAAAAGTCAAGAGTGGCATTTGCTTGTTTGGCCCTGACGAACCCTCATATTCTCGTGCTTGACGAACCGTCTAATCATCTTGATATTGAAGCGATGGACGCCCTTGCGGAAGCCCTGCAGGCTTTCCAGGGTGGTGTACTGATGGTGTCTCACGATGTTACCATGTTGCAGATGGTGTGTACGTCGTTGTGGGTGTGTGATAAGGGGACGGTTGAGAAGTTCGATGGTGATGTACAGGCTTATAAGAAGAAGATTTCAGCACAGGCGGATGCGGCTGGCGTTGTTAAGGCTCATTAGACTGGGATTTCGTAGCTAcagaggatggcgagaaatACAAAAACCAATAATGGCCAGCTTATGTCTCACAGAACGTGAGCATATTGACGTGCTTGTCGACTGTCGATGTTCCCGTTGAAGGGACTCTGTGCAGGTGACGCTCCAATCTCTTGAGTTGTTTGAATTAAAATTTGGAAGGTGCGCCAAATAGACTGGACATAAGTCACACTGTGATCTGAAATACTATGTAACATGATAATCGTCCTTTGAGGTGTGGTGTACTTTCTGTATCTTGTTTACTTTCTGGCTGAAGGCTTGCAAGGTGGGCATTTTGATTTGAAGGACTTTAGTCCGCAGCGACATCTTCATTGATGAAACAGTGAAAATTGCTCAGTCATTGCCGATATCTTTTGCAGCTTGGCAAAGGCGATGAACAATTTCAGTCGCAACAGAagcaagaccagacacttgttgtgatggtggaaGTTGGACCCAGACTAGTGGGTCAagctcatctcatctcccGCGGGCTAGACGGATGTGTAGCGCCACTACAACTGATCAGGGCCGCTGTGGTAACCTGTAGCTATCTGATCAGGGTTGGGTTCCCAAGCCGTATTATGATGGCAAAAGCATTGTCATCTTGCATCTTTTCATCAGCCTGCTCCCCAACAAACGAGGATGGAAGTTCTGTTGCACCAGAACCCTGACCGCTTTGAACCTCAAACCAGCACCCACTCCTTGAGCTTCAGACTGGCCAGCCACTCATAGCCAGGTGCCTGAGTTGCGACCTTGCCTCTTTAGGACATGCACTGACCACGGTTGTAAACAAGCGAAAGTGAAGGCGGGGCAGGTGCTTTCCCTCACTTCGCTGCACCTGCCTCCCCGGTTGGGGGTGGCCAGGTACTGGCGGTGAACCACTTTCCAattcatctccaacaaaaATCAACACCTCCGCCCCGA
This window contains:
- a CDS encoding protein GCN20 (similar to Aspergillus terreus NIH2624 XP_001215994.1) — its product is MADGQTADPPIVQGEAKLPGETLRTILLNGAKELKLISDNVLGYESSFHKPHYPRPPKAVAGQKIGKLQLKDPSRGCQYPQLRYRAQEFSLRKRRLALKIGYSSLEATFTALIPTRHDSAAKTMEADIRAVLPNIDPVVSDYSVGYLTHASTAWTDDDDASGLSPLSEAAAAITELLLSASGDFTPSAEEKVKQLVEKWVDKYAEANGGLRTGPSIVKRLDQTIQVSTQRNMSSTLAVATGGVDLEQANARKVESKVDRKKLEKAERKIAAKQQKKTFKVVEYEASRLLDQPEDTQSYEEFYMAVNPLQIGSSSSNKTKDVKLDNIDVSIGGNRILSDTTLTLAYGHRYGLVGNNGVGKSTLLRALSRREVAIPTHISILHVEQEITGDDTPALQAVLDADVWRKVLLREQDELVASLADLEARRAPLADTSADAAKLDHEKEAKDGKLGDIQAKLAEMESDKAESRAASILAGLGFSPERQQFATKTFSGGWRMRLALARALFCEPDLLLLDEPSNMLDVPSITFLSNYLQGYPSTVLVVSHDRAFLNEVATDIIHQHSERLDYYRGANFDSFYATREERKKVAKKEYENQMAQRAHLQAFIDKFRYNAAKSSEAQSRIKKLEKMPVLTPPESEYSVKFTFPDVEKLSPPIIQMSEVDFGYTQDKPLLRNVDLDVQLDSRIGIVGPNGAGKTTVLKLLIGKLAVSKGIVTAHPRLRIGFFAQHHVDALDLTLSAVSFMSKTYPGRTDEEYRRQLGAFGITGTTGLQKMALLSGGQKSRVAFACLALTNPHILVLDEPSNHLDIEAMDALAEALQAFQGGVLMVSHDVTMLQMVCTSLWVCDKGTVEKFDGDVQAYKKKISAQADAAGVVKAH